From the Fibrobacter sp. UWR3 genome, one window contains:
- a CDS encoding TIGR02171 family protein has translation MKRNKLLVLWMLCLVLPSLLSLVACSNADSVSDDSADTKKFGSMEFVVFADKDKMVTLGSDDEKAKTNEKPSMDVVLDYRFYISKNEVTCGDFRSVLKDYDAYANLPDCESDSLPVVNVSYFDAVLFANEMSKRQGYDTAYTYAVASFGEEGCSGLSDLKFDPTVDAFRLPTEAEWVYAAGIGWNTENAWTSRNAGNTLHAVCSLPESAAGLCDMAGNAMEWVNDWLGNFKDTLVVNYVGATDGGPLGERVLKGGSYRQEPSTVGLVTRGDVYTTTSASRTNYVGFRLAFGNIPAATWFEGTEKPTVGGGFSSLVMANTVRSLTRTFKTKFAFRNDVTGNLAYIDYSVAGYLVHEIADTMQVYHPDISPDGMRVAFCTVLEGVSGKSALYVRDLDDSGTGLVKLDVESAAIPRWRVLENGDTVIVYVSDAGNNKDETAFRAKSTWQVKFSGGKFGEPQKLFDGAYHGGISDDGRLAVTGARLLRARIAKAGANTYTDARDTVWYNGEQTCNASLSKDGSKRTAFLDFASATGREFVGESYAVHERLLVMDSTGALVASVAAPSGYSFDHTEWAIGRTSSTPNLLVATLVNTNGAHEKVALVDLSSGKVTEILKGEEIWHPCVWVKSTSVIDEDAGLSPDSAGVYYVAQGSAAAASIRVAMENLWKFRDSADLVILGSSRPQAGLDPGQIKNAFAVNLSNVPNSLFVSDYLFENYVLLHMKKVKYLVISLDIDMWFKTYDNDYDNFFYKEYRNYPGYVYDENHDYWSDGYPEGLLEMTENAPEPYNKQYMPTRGYHVVECEDWAEPTTDYDVNWCSLNPALLNANMLRLVEIIRSAREKNVTVIGIVFPQNPEYRSTEAYGRYGLTHAEAQNIVDALAAYQEEYPNFILMDEHKMGNHDYGPDMAFNMDHLCKKGASQLTARLDSLLGTLE, from the coding sequence TTGAAAAGAAATAAGTTGCTTGTGTTGTGGATGCTGTGTTTGGTTTTGCCGAGCCTGCTTTCTCTGGTGGCGTGTTCCAATGCGGATTCCGTGTCGGATGATTCTGCGGATACAAAGAAGTTCGGCTCGATGGAATTTGTCGTTTTCGCGGATAAGGACAAGATGGTGACTCTCGGTTCCGATGACGAGAAGGCCAAAACAAACGAGAAGCCTTCGATGGACGTGGTGCTCGATTACAGGTTCTATATCAGCAAGAACGAGGTGACCTGCGGGGATTTCAGGAGTGTATTGAAGGACTATGACGCCTATGCTAATCTGCCGGATTGCGAAAGCGACTCGTTGCCGGTAGTGAATGTGAGCTATTTCGATGCAGTCCTGTTCGCGAACGAGATGTCGAAACGGCAAGGCTACGATACCGCCTATACCTATGCGGTTGCATCTTTTGGAGAGGAAGGCTGTTCGGGATTGTCTGACCTGAAGTTCGACCCGACGGTTGATGCGTTCAGGCTTCCGACGGAAGCGGAATGGGTGTATGCTGCAGGGATTGGATGGAATACCGAAAATGCATGGACGTCGCGCAATGCGGGCAATACCCTTCACGCCGTCTGCTCCCTCCCCGAAAGTGCTGCGGGCCTCTGCGATATGGCGGGGAACGCGATGGAATGGGTGAACGACTGGCTGGGAAATTTCAAGGACACGCTGGTGGTAAACTATGTGGGGGCTACCGATGGCGGCCCCTTGGGGGAGCGGGTGCTGAAGGGTGGCTCGTACAGGCAGGAACCCTCGACGGTCGGGCTTGTCACGCGCGGGGATGTCTATACGACTACATCCGCTTCGAGGACGAACTATGTCGGGTTCAGGCTCGCCTTCGGGAATATCCCGGCTGCCACGTGGTTTGAAGGGACGGAGAAACCTACGGTAGGTGGCGGCTTTTCGTCGCTCGTGATGGCGAATACGGTGCGCTCGCTTACGAGAACTTTCAAGACGAAGTTTGCTTTCCGTAACGACGTTACGGGGAATCTCGCGTATATCGACTATTCTGTCGCGGGTTACCTGGTTCACGAAATCGCGGACACCATGCAGGTTTACCACCCCGACATATCGCCCGATGGCATGCGTGTTGCATTCTGCACGGTCCTTGAGGGTGTTTCCGGAAAGTCCGCTTTGTACGTGCGCGACCTCGACGATTCGGGAACGGGGCTTGTGAAGCTCGATGTGGAATCGGCAGCAATTCCGCGCTGGCGCGTTCTCGAGAACGGCGATACGGTAATCGTGTACGTGAGCGATGCGGGCAACAACAAGGATGAAACTGCGTTCCGTGCGAAGTCTACCTGGCAGGTGAAGTTTTCGGGAGGCAAGTTCGGCGAACCGCAAAAACTTTTTGACGGCGCGTATCATGGAGGCATAAGCGATGACGGCCGGCTTGCTGTTACGGGTGCAAGGCTCCTGCGTGCGCGCATTGCGAAGGCGGGTGCAAACACATACACCGACGCCCGCGATACGGTGTGGTACAATGGCGAGCAGACGTGCAATGCGAGCCTCTCGAAGGACGGTTCGAAACGTACGGCGTTCCTCGATTTTGCATCGGCGACAGGCCGCGAATTTGTTGGTGAGTCGTATGCGGTCCACGAACGCCTGCTGGTGATGGACAGCACGGGTGCACTTGTCGCGAGTGTGGCCGCTCCTTCGGGCTATTCGTTCGACCATACGGAATGGGCCATTGGGCGAACCTCCTCGACGCCGAACCTGCTCGTGGCGACGCTCGTGAATACCAATGGTGCGCACGAGAAGGTCGCGCTGGTCGACCTTTCCAGCGGAAAAGTTACCGAGATATTGAAGGGCGAAGAAATCTGGCACCCGTGCGTGTGGGTGAAGTCTACCAGCGTGATTGATGAAGATGCGGGCCTTTCTCCGGACAGTGCGGGCGTGTATTACGTGGCGCAGGGCTCTGCCGCGGCAGCGAGCATACGCGTCGCAATGGAAAACCTCTGGAAGTTCCGTGACTCGGCTGACCTCGTGATTCTCGGTTCCTCGCGCCCGCAGGCCGGTCTCGATCCCGGCCAGATAAAGAATGCCTTCGCGGTGAACCTTTCCAACGTGCCGAACTCGCTTTTCGTTTCGGACTACCTGTTCGAAAACTACGTGTTGCTCCACATGAAGAAGGTGAAGTACCTGGTGATTTCGCTCGATATTGATATGTGGTTCAAGACGTACGACAACGACTACGACAACTTCTTCTATAAGGAATACAGGAACTACCCCGGATACGTGTACGACGAGAATCACGATTACTGGAGTGACGGGTACCCGGAAGGGTTGCTCGAGATGACGGAAAATGCTCCGGAACCTTACAACAAGCAGTATATGCCGACTCGCGGGTATCATGTTGTCGAATGCGAGGACTGGGCGGAACCTACTACCGATTACGATGTGAACTGGTGCTCGCTGAACCCTGCCTTGCTGAACGCCAACATGCTGCGTCTGGTGGAGATAATCAGGAGCGCACGGGAGAAGAACGTGACTGTAATAGGAATCGTGTTCCCGCAGAATCCGGAATACAGGTCGACGGAAGCGTACGGAAGGTACGGCTTGACCCACGCGGAGGCGCAGAACATTGTGGATGCCCTGGCCGCGTACCAGGAAGAGTACCCCAACTTTATCCTTATGGATGAGCACAAGATGGGGAACCATGACTACGGCCCCGATATGGCGTTCAACATGGACCATCTTTGCAAGAAGGGGGCTAGCCAGCTGACTGCACGCCTGGATTCTCTCCTGGGAACGCTTGAATGA
- a CDS encoding TIGR02171 family protein, which yields MRPVSNIEAIFGVRSAFALASAFLCCIMGACSNSEMPSDPADSALVEIASDTLEGMLRVRAAGASVILGSDESSRPIDRPVSIAEFSYDYSMGRHEVTCGEFNALMKGAAGLELACENGDIPATDITFYDAVLFANARSKAEGLDTAYTYASASFDAGNHCTNLEGFAFHTEIDAYRLPTEAEWVLAARQGWNAEDGWTAENSGYSLHAVCGKVAIDGFCDMAGNAMEWVNDWLGNYNSARYRNLVGASDGGTLGQRVVKGGSYRNAASSIALYTRGDVYTVTSSTRADYVGFRLAFGAIPEPAWIGRDGYAAESRVVPLANSTRIRALTGTYRSKLVFRNDVTGSLSYVDYSTGGQSVVELQDTYGAYHPDISPDGRVVAYCTGLEGVSGKSSVYVRSLGGSGLGPVQLRVESAAIPRWRVLGNGDTVIVYVSDAGNNKDGATFRASSTWQVSFKGGKFGEPEKLFDGAYHGGISDDGTLAVSGARLLRARIASPGSTVFGDARDTVWYNGEQACNASLAKDSSKRTLFLDFASKTGREFVGEDYGVHERMLVLDSTGNLVQSVAAPSGYSFDHSEWAGSGNVALAVATLANNDGAHKKIAVVNLADSSIVELAEGDELWHPALWAKQGVSPSEDALLDPDSAGAYLVPGLDASHEALRVKMELFWNNVERLEYIFVGSSRVEDGLIPDSLTAGFALNMGHPMNSMDASFYVARNYALNHARNLKAVVFSLDFDLWQIADEYTDELVSGAPGYAYDRNHDFWKSGVPESLVDFVNESYPASEENRNVFYASRGYHYNSAASWGEPLVEIDSAWLSSMPGIVGWQMERLRSFVAAASEKGVAVVGIVFPQNPRYSETGSFGRYGLLRGEARALLDSVRAVAGEYPNFYVMDENRMGAHDYTDGMALNTDHLAFDGAVQMTHRLDSLLKTLGKE from the coding sequence ATGCGACCCGTGTCTAACATTGAGGCCATTTTTGGTGTACGGAGTGCGTTTGCCCTGGCGAGCGCTTTCCTGTGTTGCATCATGGGTGCGTGTTCGAATTCGGAAATGCCCTCCGACCCGGCAGATTCCGCATTGGTCGAAATAGCCTCTGATACTCTCGAAGGCATGCTCCGTGTAAGGGCTGCTGGCGCATCGGTAATTTTGGGCTCGGATGAAAGTTCCCGCCCGATCGACCGTCCTGTTTCCATTGCAGAATTCTCTTATGACTATTCGATGGGTCGTCATGAAGTGACTTGTGGTGAATTTAACGCGCTGATGAAAGGAGCGGCAGGTCTCGAACTGGCCTGCGAAAACGGTGACATTCCTGCGACCGACATTACTTTCTACGATGCGGTACTTTTTGCTAACGCCCGCAGCAAGGCCGAAGGTCTCGATACCGCCTATACTTACGCCTCGGCCAGCTTTGATGCGGGGAATCATTGCACGAATCTGGAGGGCTTTGCGTTCCACACGGAAATAGATGCATATAGACTCCCGACCGAAGCCGAATGGGTGCTTGCCGCGCGCCAGGGCTGGAATGCCGAGGATGGCTGGACTGCCGAAAATTCGGGTTATAGCCTGCATGCCGTATGCGGGAAGGTTGCAATAGACGGTTTTTGTGACATGGCTGGGAACGCGATGGAGTGGGTGAATGACTGGCTTGGCAACTACAATTCGGCGAGGTACAGGAACCTCGTTGGCGCATCGGACGGGGGAACGCTTGGACAGCGCGTCGTTAAGGGAGGCAGCTACCGCAATGCTGCGTCCTCGATTGCGCTATACACCCGTGGCGATGTCTATACGGTGACGTCTTCTACCCGTGCCGATTATGTTGGGTTCCGCCTGGCGTTCGGAGCAATTCCCGAACCCGCCTGGATCGGACGCGATGGCTATGCAGCCGAAAGCCGAGTTGTTCCGCTGGCGAATTCCACGAGAATCAGGGCACTTACGGGAACATACCGGAGCAAGCTTGTTTTCCGCAACGACGTTACGGGTTCCCTTTCATATGTGGACTATTCTACGGGAGGCCAGTCCGTTGTCGAATTGCAGGATACCTACGGCGCGTACCATCCGGACATATCTCCCGATGGAAGGGTTGTCGCATATTGCACGGGGCTTGAGGGCGTTTCCGGGAAGTCTTCTGTGTATGTGCGTTCTCTTGGCGGCTCTGGCCTGGGCCCTGTGCAACTTCGTGTTGAATCTGCGGCCATACCGCGCTGGCGCGTACTCGGGAATGGCGATACGGTGATTGTCTACGTGAGCGATGCGGGCAACAACAAGGACGGAGCAACCTTCCGGGCGTCATCTACCTGGCAGGTGTCTTTCAAGGGCGGCAAGTTTGGCGAACCCGAGAAACTTTTTGACGGCGCGTATCATGGTGGCATAAGCGATGACGGGACTCTCGCGGTGAGCGGCGCAAGGCTCCTGCGAGCGCGAATCGCTTCACCCGGTTCGACGGTGTTCGGGGATGCCCGCGATACGGTGTGGTACAATGGCGAGCAGGCCTGCAATGCATCGCTTGCCAAGGATAGCAGCAAGCGCACGTTATTCCTGGATTTCGCAAGCAAGACGGGGCGTGAATTTGTGGGCGAGGATTACGGGGTGCACGAGCGTATGCTGGTGCTTGATTCTACCGGCAACCTGGTGCAGTCTGTTGCCGCCCCTTCGGGCTATTCGTTTGACCATAGCGAATGGGCGGGTAGCGGGAATGTCGCGCTTGCCGTTGCAACACTTGCAAACAATGACGGTGCGCACAAAAAGATTGCGGTCGTGAATCTCGCGGATTCTTCCATCGTGGAACTAGCCGAGGGCGATGAACTCTGGCACCCCGCCTTGTGGGCGAAACAAGGGGTTTCTCCTTCTGAAGATGCTCTCCTGGACCCGGACAGCGCGGGCGCATATCTTGTGCCGGGGCTCGACGCCTCGCACGAGGCGCTCCGCGTGAAGATGGAACTCTTCTGGAACAACGTGGAGAGGCTCGAATACATCTTTGTGGGCAGTTCGCGTGTCGAGGACGGGCTGATTCCGGATTCGCTTACTGCGGGGTTTGCGCTCAACATGGGCCACCCGATGAACTCGATGGACGCCTCGTTCTACGTGGCGCGCAACTACGCGCTCAATCACGCGAGGAATTTGAAGGCGGTCGTGTTCTCGCTGGACTTTGACCTGTGGCAGATTGCGGACGAATATACGGATGAACTCGTTTCCGGGGCTCCCGGCTACGCCTACGACAGGAATCACGACTTCTGGAAATCCGGCGTGCCGGAATCGCTCGTGGATTTCGTGAACGAGTCGTACCCTGCAAGCGAGGAAAACAGGAATGTATTCTATGCGAGCCGCGGCTATCACTACAACAGTGCGGCCTCCTGGGGAGAACCTCTTGTAGAAATCGATTCCGCCTGGCTCTCCTCGATGCCCGGAATTGTCGGGTGGCAAATGGAGCGCCTGCGCTCGTTTGTTGCAGCCGCAAGCGAGAAGGGCGTTGCCGTGGTGGGAATCGTTTTCCCGCAGAACCCCCGGTATAGTGAAACGGGTTCGTTCGGGCGCTATGGCCTGTTGCGGGGCGAAGCCCGTGCTCTGCTGGATTCCGTGCGTGCGGTTGCAGGGGAATACCCGAATTTTTACGTGATGGACGAAAACAGGATGGGGGCGCATGACTACACCGACGGTATGGCGCTCAATACGGACCATCTTGCCTTTGATGGCGCAGTTCAGATGACGCATCGCCTGGATTCACTGCTAAAGACGTTGGGGAAGGAGTAA
- a CDS encoding transglutaminase family protein: MLARLSSIFSRFFWPLLVVLLAVSLTLVLWTGRPENVRYTEMACTFENRAPACIDSVRDWHEGLAFYDSSLSVTGDTLASLKALLWEFWNIEFAGAGEASIAHDAVLPLRVLETRRSGCMGLSWLAMMVAEARGIPLEVILLPGHVYLRYGKDDGRAQAESASKTVNLEPNRRGYTYTDEEYREKYKAGRWTGLEFKPLTPAQFTGLAAFDMGNLYLETEPTRALRWYRLAGDLFPEYPGISENQKIAKSRLPDKF, from the coding sequence ATGCTTGCACGCCTCTCGTCGATATTCTCCCGATTTTTCTGGCCTCTGCTAGTCGTGCTGCTGGCGGTTTCGCTCACGCTTGTGCTGTGGACGGGCCGCCCTGAAAACGTGCGGTATACCGAGATGGCGTGCACGTTCGAGAACCGTGCACCCGCGTGTATTGACAGTGTTCGCGACTGGCACGAGGGTCTTGCCTTCTATGACAGTAGTTTGTCTGTAACAGGCGATACGCTTGCATCGCTGAAGGCGCTCCTGTGGGAATTTTGGAACATTGAGTTTGCGGGGGCGGGCGAGGCGTCCATCGCCCACGATGCGGTACTCCCGCTGCGGGTACTTGAAACGCGACGCTCCGGCTGCATGGGGCTTTCGTGGCTTGCGATGATGGTCGCCGAAGCCCGTGGAATTCCGCTTGAGGTAATTCTCCTGCCGGGGCACGTTTATTTGCGCTACGGCAAGGATGACGGCCGCGCGCAGGCGGAATCTGCGTCAAAAACGGTGAACCTGGAACCCAACCGGCGTGGCTATACCTACACGGATGAGGAATACCGCGAGAAGTACAAGGCGGGTCGATGGACCGGCCTTGAATTCAAGCCGCTTACGCCTGCGCAGTTTACGGGCCTGGCCGCATTCGACATGGGAAATTTGTATCTAGAAACGGAACCGACCCGCGCGCTGCGCTGGTACCGGCTGGCTGGAGACCTTTTCCCCGAGTATCCGGGAATCTCCGAGAACCAGAAAATAGCGAAGAGCCGCCTTCCCGACAAGTTCTAG
- a CDS encoding U32 family peptidase C-terminal domain-containing protein: MKKPELLAPAGDLTRMKYAYAYGADAVYAGQPAFSLRARENGFKNLDDLAEGIAYARKLGKKFYLTSNVIPRNVKVESFQKALLAAIELKPDALIVADPGFVGWLRKERPDVEIHLSVQANTTNYLAAKFWHDLGVRRIILSRELRLSEILEIKEKLPDLELEVFVHGAVCMAMSGRCMLSNWVTHRDANQGACDNSCRMPYRLYANSGPQVEDYREHEGEFSLQRTDRPELPPVALDEDTWGTYFMSSRDLCALDVIPELVKGGLDSFKIEGRTRSVYYLSQVVRAYRMAIDAVHGSLEGGAEASPELVPQESRRAIKFVDGRGFMPGFLRGPLPQNYESTHVAAEGGCVAAQVLDYDPATNSCRVNVKNPFCMDDTLELMTPSGMCRCEVDSLLDFRGAAADRLNPGTEGRVFLQGNVLKDTEKAVFGFFVKNITARESLKT, from the coding sequence ATGAAAAAGCCTGAATTGTTGGCGCCTGCGGGCGACTTGACCCGTATGAAGTATGCCTATGCATACGGCGCGGATGCCGTGTATGCGGGGCAACCCGCGTTTTCTCTCCGTGCCCGCGAGAACGGGTTCAAGAACCTGGACGACCTCGCCGAAGGCATTGCGTATGCGCGTAAACTCGGGAAGAAGTTTTACCTCACGAGCAACGTGATTCCCCGTAACGTGAAGGTGGAATCGTTCCAGAAGGCTCTGCTTGCGGCGATAGAACTTAAGCCCGATGCCCTCATTGTTGCTGACCCCGGTTTTGTGGGCTGGCTCCGGAAGGAACGCCCCGATGTGGAAATACACCTCTCGGTGCAGGCGAATACCACGAACTACCTGGCCGCAAAGTTTTGGCACGACTTGGGGGTGCGCCGCATCATATTGAGCCGTGAACTTCGTTTGTCTGAAATTTTAGAGATAAAGGAAAAGTTGCCGGACCTTGAACTGGAAGTGTTCGTTCACGGGGCGGTGTGCATGGCCATGTCGGGCCGTTGCATGCTCAGCAACTGGGTGACCCACCGCGATGCGAACCAGGGTGCCTGCGACAACAGTTGCCGCATGCCTTACCGCCTGTATGCCAACTCCGGCCCGCAGGTCGAGGATTACCGCGAGCACGAGGGAGAGTTCAGCCTGCAACGCACGGACCGCCCGGAACTCCCTCCGGTAGCGCTCGACGAGGATACCTGGGGAACCTACTTCATGAGCAGTCGCGACCTGTGTGCGCTGGATGTTATCCCCGAGCTGGTGAAGGGCGGGCTCGATTCCTTCAAGATAGAGGGACGTACGCGCTCGGTCTATTACCTCTCGCAGGTGGTACGCGCCTACCGCATGGCAATCGATGCCGTTCACGGGTCGCTGGAAGGTGGTGCCGAGGCTTCACCGGAACTTGTGCCACAGGAATCCCGCAGGGCGATAAAGTTCGTGGATGGCCGCGGGTTCATGCCCGGCTTTTTGCGTGGACCGCTCCCGCAGAATTACGAGTCTACCCATGTGGCTGCCGAAGGCGGGTGCGTTGCTGCCCAGGTGCTCGATTACGACCCCGCGACAAACTCCTGCCGCGTGAACGTGAAGAACCCCTTCTGCATGGACGATACGCTCGAACTGATGACCCCTTCGGGCATGTGCCGCTGCGAGGTGGATAGCCTGCTCGATTTCAGGGGCGCTGCCGCCGACCGGTTGAACCCGGGTACGGAAGGGCGTGTTTTTTTACAGGGAAATGTGCTAAAGGACACAGAAAAGGCTGTTTTTGGGTTCTTTGTAAAGAATATCACAGCGCGGGAATCGCTGAAAACGTAA